In Pseudobacter ginsenosidimutans, the following are encoded in one genomic region:
- a CDS encoding UpxY family transcription antiterminator, translating to MEAADAIRKWYAIYTKPRWEKKANRLLQEKGIESYCPLNKVYRKWSDRMKVVEEPLFKSYIFVRVTEEEKVPVRMTAGVMNFVYWLGNPAIVKDKEIETIKLFLENYREIEVIPVTLKPGQEISIPSGIFMGERARVENVKKNYVIVTIKSLGYQLKARLQHVKAQRSKK from the coding sequence ATGGAAGCTGCAGATGCAATAAGAAAATGGTATGCAATATATACCAAACCCCGCTGGGAGAAAAAGGCGAATCGCCTTCTTCAGGAGAAAGGTATTGAGAGTTATTGCCCTCTGAACAAGGTTTATCGGAAATGGAGTGACAGGATGAAAGTGGTGGAAGAGCCTCTGTTCAAATCGTACATTTTTGTAAGGGTAACTGAAGAGGAAAAGGTGCCTGTGAGAATGACAGCGGGTGTAATGAATTTTGTATATTGGCTAGGGAACCCCGCTATTGTAAAGGATAAGGAAATTGAAACGATCAAATTATTCCTGGAGAATTATAGGGAGATTGAAGTGATCCCTGTTACATTAAAGCCAGGGCAAGAGATAAGTATCCCCTCTGGAATATTTATGGGAGAGCGTGCCAGGGTTGAAAATGTAAAAAAGAATTATGTGATCGTTACCATCAAGAGTCTGGGGTATCAGTTAAAGGCCAGATTACAGCACGTCAAAGCGCAGCGTAGTAAGAAATGA
- a CDS encoding acyltransferase: MDFFAHETVVIDSGATIGKGTRIWHFSHVMSGAVIGENCNLGQNVMVGPGVVLGNNVKVQNNVSIYTGVICEDDVFLGPSMVFTNVINPRSAIIRKHEYQQTLVKRGASIGANATIICGHIIGEFALIGAGAVVTRDVKSYALVVGNPARQTGWVSEYGHQLSFDVMGLSVCPESGQQYTLSGDEVYKLV; encoded by the coding sequence ATGGATTTTTTTGCACACGAGACAGTTGTTATTGATTCAGGGGCCACTATTGGAAAGGGCACCCGGATCTGGCATTTTTCGCATGTTATGTCAGGTGCAGTGATTGGAGAGAATTGTAACCTGGGTCAGAATGTAATGGTAGGGCCAGGAGTAGTATTGGGTAATAATGTAAAGGTGCAGAACAATGTATCCATATATACAGGGGTTATATGTGAGGATGATGTATTTCTTGGGCCATCCATGGTTTTTACTAACGTTATCAATCCACGAAGCGCCATAATACGTAAACATGAATACCAACAAACGTTGGTTAAGAGAGGAGCTTCTATTGGAGCGAATGCTACGATAATTTGTGGGCATATCATTGGTGAATTTGCTTTGATAGGCGCTGGAGCAGTGGTCACCAGGGATGTTAAGTCATATGCTTTGGTTGTTGGGAATCCTGCCCGCCAAACTGGCTGGGTAAGTGAATACGGCCACCAATTGAGTTTTGATGTAATGGGATTATCCGTCTGTCCTGAGAGCGGACAACAGTATACGCTTTCGGGCGACGAGGTTTACAAGCTTGTTTAA
- a CDS encoding acyltransferase family protein — MNQRFYSLDVFRGATVAFMILVNNPGSWSHLYGPLAHAPWHGCTPTDLVFPFFLFAVGNAMAFVLPRLQAAGTPVFLKKVIKRSLLIFAIGLFLNWSPFIKWSDGSLVFKHWADPTNPESGIRILGVLQRIAICYLCASLIVYFLKLRGAIIISIIILLLYWLLTLFLGATGDPYSLNGYFGTQIDKNILGIAHMYKGEGVPFDPEGLTSTLPAIVQVIFGFLVGNYIQQKGKTFEMLSGLFVFGSLLVFGGFVWDMTFPINKKIWTSSYVLYTTGLAIMVLSVLIYAIEFRGAKGAWSKFFDVFGKNALFVFALSGFLPKLLPLFRWVDHVDENGKSIYTSAFPWFYEHVCKPVTSFTDNPKNGSLLYALCMIAFYWLIVYWMDKKKIYIKV, encoded by the coding sequence TTGAACCAACGCTTCTATTCCCTCGACGTATTCCGTGGCGCCACTGTTGCGTTCATGATCCTTGTGAACAATCCAGGCAGCTGGAGCCATCTCTACGGTCCGCTTGCCCACGCTCCCTGGCATGGATGCACGCCCACTGATCTTGTATTTCCTTTTTTTCTATTTGCCGTAGGCAATGCCATGGCTTTCGTTTTGCCCCGGCTCCAGGCCGCGGGCACGCCGGTATTTCTAAAAAAAGTGATCAAAAGAAGTCTACTGATCTTCGCTATAGGATTGTTCCTCAACTGGAGCCCGTTTATCAAATGGAGCGACGGATCACTGGTCTTCAAACATTGGGCAGACCCCACTAATCCGGAAAGCGGGATCAGGATCCTCGGCGTACTTCAACGTATAGCGATCTGCTACCTTTGCGCTTCACTGATCGTTTACTTCCTGAAGCTTCGCGGAGCAATCATAATCAGCATTATTATTTTATTGTTATACTGGCTGCTCACCCTGTTCCTTGGAGCTACAGGAGACCCTTACAGTTTGAATGGGTATTTTGGTACCCAGATAGACAAAAACATTCTTGGCATTGCGCATATGTATAAGGGTGAGGGAGTGCCTTTCGATCCGGAAGGATTGACCAGCACTTTACCAGCCATTGTGCAGGTGATCTTCGGATTCCTGGTGGGGAATTATATCCAGCAAAAAGGTAAAACCTTTGAAATGCTGTCTGGCCTCTTCGTTTTTGGTTCCCTGCTTGTTTTCGGAGGCTTCGTGTGGGATATGACTTTCCCGATCAATAAAAAGATATGGACCAGCTCTTACGTGCTGTATACAACAGGGCTCGCAATCATGGTCCTTTCTGTGCTGATCTATGCTATCGAATTCAGAGGGGCCAAAGGAGCCTGGAGTAAATTCTTTGATGTATTCGGGAAGAATGCGCTTTTTGTTTTTGCCTTGAGCGGCTTCCTGCCCAAATTGCTTCCTTTATTCCGTTGGGTAGATCATGTGGACGAGAATGGCAAAAGCATTTACACCAGTGCGTTTCCATGGTTCTATGAACATGTTTGCAAGCCGGTAACATCGTTTACCGATAACCCAAAAAACGGTTCGTTGTTATACGCTCTATGTATGATCGCGTTCTACTGGCTGATCGTATACTGGATGGATAAGAAAAAGATATACATAAAAGTGTAG
- a CDS encoding metallophosphoesterase, whose product MKKILQWIFRKPVIWLAEKVSSSPNEEDVFSSLTKLKEDILEGKTSKGIILPFDLHSARFIIFSDQHKGGKDLADDFRLAEENYMTALQYYDQQGFTLISLGDSEELWENTPKTVIEKNRLSLLEEAKFLQHDRYYRVFGNHDLEWSYAFQQNLFLKPIFGEKLKVFEGIILQSKYNDNDYLIMLTHGHQGDKRSDGNLFSKWIVAAIWTPLQRFLHISINTTADSFDLVDQHNVIMYKWSEIQRNLALISGHTHKPVFASLDHIDRLTKQLENATLSGDAELVQAVSEQLEKRKLEYAGKRLTKTMAHPSYFNCGCCCFNDGDITGIEIADGFIRLIKWDVTHEGYHRVVLEESPLTYIFDQL is encoded by the coding sequence ATGAAAAAAATCCTGCAGTGGATATTCCGGAAACCAGTGATCTGGCTGGCGGAAAAAGTATCTTCCAGCCCAAACGAGGAAGATGTATTCTCCTCACTTACGAAGCTGAAGGAAGATATTCTGGAAGGGAAAACTTCCAAAGGAATAATCCTGCCTTTCGATCTGCATTCCGCACGTTTCATAATTTTTTCAGACCAGCACAAAGGAGGCAAGGACCTGGCCGATGACTTCCGGCTTGCCGAAGAGAACTACATGACAGCCCTTCAATACTACGATCAACAGGGCTTCACACTTATCAGTCTTGGCGATAGCGAAGAACTATGGGAAAATACGCCAAAGACCGTTATTGAAAAGAATCGCCTGAGTCTGCTGGAAGAAGCCAAATTCCTGCAGCATGACCGGTATTACCGGGTATTCGGGAACCACGACCTGGAATGGAGCTACGCCTTTCAGCAAAATCTTTTCCTCAAACCGATCTTTGGCGAAAAACTGAAAGTATTTGAAGGTATCATACTGCAATCAAAGTATAACGATAATGATTACCTGATAATGTTGACCCATGGACACCAGGGAGATAAGCGAAGTGATGGAAATCTCTTCAGCAAATGGATAGTTGCAGCTATCTGGACTCCCTTACAACGATTTCTGCATATCTCCATCAATACTACTGCCGACTCTTTCGACCTGGTGGACCAGCACAATGTGATCATGTACAAATGGAGTGAGATACAACGCAACCTTGCTTTGATCTCCGGTCATACGCATAAGCCTGTATTTGCCTCACTGGATCATATCGATCGCCTGACCAAGCAATTGGAAAACGCAACACTTTCCGGTGATGCAGAATTGGTCCAGGCTGTTTCTGAGCAACTGGAAAAAAGAAAACTGGAATATGCCGGTAAACGTTTAACGAAAACCATGGCACATCCCAGTTATTTCAATTGCGGTTGTTGTTGCTTTAACGATGGAGACATCACAGGCATTGAAATAGCAGACGGATTCATCCGGTTGATCAAATGGGATGTAACCCATGAAGGCTATCATCGTGTAGTGCTGGAAGAATCTCCGCTTACTTATATATTCGATCAGCTTTGA
- a CDS encoding RtcB family protein: MAKLKLRGKDLRQIGYPEGPVISIAMNIMQREFKYSTKEEVMELLQKILKAPVEYENDAVLGLIAQQLIPKEAIAGNVIELNKTGVPVNIFGSGAIEQQALLQMDQAARLPVSVSGALMPDAHSGYGLPIGGVLATSNAVIPYGVGVDIGCRMCLSVFDIDPKSLVQREHYFTTILNENTLFGSGQQFPKPADHEVLDSHLFDEIAILKQLQNKAAKQLGSSGSGNHFVEFGIVTIDEKDEVLKLETGTYLGLLSHSGSRGMGASIAGHYTKLAKEKRLLPKEAANLAWLDMNEEEGIEYWLAMNLAGDYASACHHAIHAKVAKELGQQPITMVENHHNFAWKEMVYGLEGGPQELIVHRKGATPAGKDVLGIIPGSMTAPGFIVKGKGEVSSLASASHGAGRKMSRTAALNSITQNALNEILAKHGVKLIGGGLDEAPHAYKDIEDVMKAQKHLVDTVGTFYPKIVKMDGTPPKPWMKRDGE; encoded by the coding sequence ATGGCAAAGTTGAAATTAAGAGGTAAAGACCTCAGACAAATAGGTTACCCGGAAGGTCCGGTGATCAGCATCGCAATGAACATCATGCAAAGGGAATTCAAATATTCCACAAAGGAGGAAGTAATGGAACTGTTACAAAAAATATTGAAAGCGCCTGTCGAATACGAGAATGATGCCGTGCTCGGATTGATTGCACAGCAACTGATACCGAAAGAAGCCATCGCAGGAAATGTTATCGAATTGAACAAAACAGGAGTTCCTGTGAACATCTTCGGATCAGGCGCTATCGAGCAGCAGGCATTGTTGCAGATGGACCAGGCAGCCCGGCTGCCTGTATCCGTCAGCGGAGCGCTGATGCCAGACGCACATTCCGGTTATGGATTACCGATAGGAGGCGTACTTGCCACATCCAATGCCGTGATCCCCTATGGCGTTGGAGTGGATATCGGATGCAGGATGTGCCTTTCAGTTTTCGATATCGATCCAAAATCACTAGTACAGCGTGAACATTATTTCACAACAATACTGAATGAAAACACACTTTTCGGAAGCGGACAACAATTCCCGAAACCAGCTGATCACGAAGTACTCGATAGTCATCTTTTTGATGAGATCGCAATTCTGAAGCAGTTGCAGAACAAAGCAGCAAAGCAACTGGGATCATCCGGTTCCGGTAACCACTTTGTAGAGTTCGGAATAGTTACAATCGATGAAAAAGATGAAGTGCTGAAACTCGAAACAGGAACTTATCTCGGACTGTTGAGCCATTCCGGCTCAAGAGGGATGGGAGCCAGCATTGCAGGGCATTACACCAAACTGGCAAAGGAAAAAAGATTGCTTCCCAAAGAAGCAGCCAACCTCGCCTGGCTGGATATGAATGAAGAAGAAGGGATCGAATACTGGCTCGCAATGAACCTTGCAGGTGACTATGCATCTGCATGTCATCACGCCATTCACGCAAAAGTGGCGAAGGAACTGGGGCAACAGCCCATCACGATGGTGGAGAACCATCACAATTTTGCCTGGAAGGAAATGGTGTATGGCCTTGAAGGCGGACCACAGGAATTGATCGTTCACCGGAAAGGTGCTACTCCTGCAGGTAAGGATGTGTTGGGGATCATTCCCGGATCCATGACTGCGCCTGGGTTCATCGTGAAAGGGAAAGGTGAGGTGAGCTCCCTGGCCTCTGCATCACACGGGGCAGGAAGGAAGATGAGCCGTACGGCTGCATTGAATTCCATCACACAAAATGCGTTGAACGAAATACTGGCGAAGCACGGCGTTAAACTGATAGGCGGAGGATTGGATGAAGCACCACATGCATACAAGGATATCGAAGATGTGATGAAGGCACAGAAACACCTGGTGGATACCGTGGGAACTTTCTATCCGAAGATAGTTAAGATGGATGGAACGCCACCCAAGCCCTGGATGAAAAGAGACGGAGAATGA
- a CDS encoding response regulator transcription factor — protein sequence MSTIHGTIKVVIADDHEIFRDGMRIMLQKQQDIQLVGEAGDGRELIDQVKKLQPDIVISDVKMPRMDGAAATRHLVEHYPHIGIIALTMFDEEDLIIDMLEAGAKGYLLKNADKNEIVDAIKSVYDQQPYYCRHTSHKLAEMVARSKFNPHRQQVKPEFNDRELEIIRHICDGLTSKQIGERIFLSVRTVEGLRMKILEKMEVKNTAGIIIYAIKNNLYTPERI from the coding sequence ATGAGCACAATACACGGCACTATCAAAGTAGTGATCGCGGATGACCATGAAATATTCCGCGATGGCATGCGCATCATGCTGCAAAAGCAGCAGGACATACAACTGGTAGGAGAAGCCGGGGATGGCCGTGAACTCATCGACCAGGTAAAAAAGCTTCAGCCCGATATTGTGATCAGCGATGTAAAGATGCCACGCATGGATGGCGCAGCCGCTACCCGTCATCTCGTAGAACATTACCCGCATATCGGCATCATCGCCCTCACGATGTTTGATGAAGAAGATCTCATCATCGATATGCTGGAAGCCGGCGCCAAAGGATACCTCCTCAAAAACGCAGATAAGAACGAGATTGTGGACGCTATCAAATCTGTTTACGATCAGCAACCCTATTACTGTCGCCATACCAGCCATAAGCTGGCTGAAATGGTGGCCAGGAGCAAGTTCAACCCGCATCGCCAGCAGGTGAAACCTGAGTTCAACGACAGGGAACTGGAAATCATCCGGCATATCTGCGATGGCCTCACCAGCAAACAGATCGGCGAACGCATCTTCCTCAGCGTTCGTACCGTGGAAGGACTAAGGATGAAGATCCTGGAAAAAATGGAAGTGAAGAATACGGCAGGGATCATCATTTACGCTATCAAGAATAATCTCTACACACCGGAAAGGATCTGA
- a CDS encoding sensor histidine kinase yields MVVGVVGSVLIYFIITIIRYQRRSLRLHKEKIQAEIDTLENERTRIASDLHDELGPLLSAVKLQINSLDAANDLDALTIMKSSTHIDSIITKLREISNNLMPNTLVRKGLQKAIAEFVEQSNQTTQSSGLQVKFICEQSLNLNQQKEINIYRIIQEIVHNTIKHAQASCLIIKMVIEENRLLLMTADNGKGFDYFLKIKDNPGLGLRNLQSRAEVMGAELSCQSEPGKGTMYTFEIPL; encoded by the coding sequence ATGGTGGTTGGAGTTGTGGGCTCCGTGCTCATCTATTTTATCATCACTATCATTCGCTACCAGCGAAGGAGCCTCCGTTTGCATAAGGAAAAGATCCAGGCCGAGATCGATACACTGGAAAATGAACGCACCCGCATCGCTTCCGATCTGCATGATGAACTGGGCCCGCTGCTCTCCGCCGTGAAACTGCAGATCAACAGCCTCGACGCAGCCAATGACCTGGATGCACTTACCATCATGAAATCCAGTACGCATATAGACAGTATCATTACCAAACTGCGCGAGATCTCCAATAACCTGATGCCGAATACGCTCGTGCGTAAAGGACTGCAGAAAGCCATTGCAGAATTTGTGGAGCAATCCAACCAGACCACCCAGTCAAGTGGCCTGCAGGTGAAATTCATCTGCGAACAAAGCCTGAACCTGAACCAGCAGAAGGAGATCAATATCTACCGCATCATACAGGAGATCGTTCACAATACTATCAAACATGCTCAGGCCAGTTGCCTCATCATCAAAATGGTGATCGAAGAGAATCGCCTCCTCCTCATGACCGCCGATAACGGAAAAGGATTCGATTATTTTTTGAAAATAAAAGACAATCCAGGACTTGGACTTCGTAACTTGCAGAGCAGGGCAGAAGTGATGGGAGCTGAACTCAGCTGCCAGTCTGAGCCTGGAAAGGGAACGATGTACACATTCGAGATCCCGCTTTGA
- a CDS encoding PA0069 family radical SAM protein: MENHEEQKPDTYLKGRGAQINTRNRFLQHSRVKEHIEGIDEWIESDVATRYLEDKAKGVVNKVDSPDVGMWYSINPYQGCEHGCIYCYARNSFEYWGYSAGVDFERNIMVKKNAPELFRKFLMNPRWQCVPVSLSGNTDCYQPAEKKYRLTRRILEICLEFNQPVGIITKNAGILRDKDVLQQLAARNLVSALVSVTTFDEELRRKMEPRTTTARQRMRVIRELTDAGVRMGVMLGPMIPGLNDQEMHNILKAASEEGAVFAAYTFVRLNGAVKLLFHDWLYKNYPDRADKVWHFIEQGHNGQVNDSRFGTRMRGEGPLAELINLQFKTWCKRFGLNEEKWELDCSQFRRPGEQMKLF, encoded by the coding sequence ATGGAAAACCACGAAGAACAAAAACCCGATACCTATCTCAAAGGCCGGGGTGCGCAGATCAATACGCGTAACCGTTTTCTTCAACACTCACGGGTGAAGGAACATATCGAGGGAATCGATGAATGGATCGAATCCGATGTAGCAACGCGTTACCTCGAAGACAAAGCCAAAGGGGTGGTTAATAAAGTAGATAGCCCTGACGTTGGCATGTGGTACAGCATTAACCCCTACCAGGGATGCGAGCATGGCTGCATCTACTGCTATGCCCGCAACTCCTTTGAATACTGGGGATACAGTGCCGGTGTGGATTTCGAGAGGAATATCATGGTGAAGAAGAATGCACCTGAGTTGTTCCGGAAATTCCTCATGAATCCACGCTGGCAATGTGTTCCGGTATCCCTTAGTGGCAATACCGATTGTTATCAGCCAGCAGAAAAAAAATATCGATTGACCCGGCGCATTCTGGAAATATGCCTGGAGTTTAATCAGCCGGTGGGCATCATTACCAAGAATGCCGGCATCCTGCGCGATAAGGATGTGCTGCAGCAGCTCGCTGCCAGAAACCTTGTTTCCGCATTGGTTTCAGTGACCACGTTCGATGAGGAGCTGCGGCGAAAGATGGAACCCAGGACCACCACAGCGCGGCAGCGGATGCGCGTGATCCGGGAACTGACAGATGCCGGTGTGCGCATGGGCGTTATGTTAGGCCCCATGATCCCGGGACTGAACGATCAGGAAATGCATAATATCCTGAAAGCAGCATCGGAGGAAGGGGCCGTTTTTGCTGCCTACACTTTCGTACGGCTCAATGGCGCTGTGAAATTATTGTTTCACGACTGGCTCTATAAAAACTATCCCGACCGGGCCGATAAGGTTTGGCATTTCATCGAGCAGGGACATAACGGGCAGGTGAACGATAGTCGGTTTGGTACGCGCATGCGCGGAGAAGGGCCACTGGCTGAACTGATCAACCTTCAGTTCAAAACCTGGTGCAAACGTTTTGGATTAAATGAAGAAAAATGGGAACTGGATTGCTCACAGTTCCGCCGGCCCGGCGAACAAATGAAGTTGTTTTAA
- a CDS encoding 2'-5' RNA ligase family protein: MKQLVDTLPDYGALYKSGLRTNEYQLVLSPHEELRNKILAVKKAFHETYPGGYTNFVRPHILLAKFTQLEMMEEKILHRLRIAGNGYHPFRVELKNYGAFPTHSIYVNVVTRQPIQGLVKEVRQLQRLMKYDKDRKPHFIDEPFITIASRLQPWQYEQGWLEYSHRQFTGRFLADGMLLLKRRTGDRAWQIAERFEFRNLPVNTRQGELFA, translated from the coding sequence ATGAAACAGCTTGTTGACACCTTACCTGATTATGGAGCGCTTTACAAAAGCGGATTGCGCACCAATGAATATCAACTGGTGCTTTCGCCTCATGAAGAGCTGAGAAACAAGATCCTTGCAGTGAAGAAAGCCTTTCATGAAACTTACCCTGGCGGATATACGAATTTTGTTCGTCCTCATATCCTGCTCGCGAAGTTCACACAGTTGGAGATGATGGAAGAAAAGATCCTGCATCGTCTGCGCATCGCAGGCAATGGCTATCATCCGTTCCGGGTGGAACTGAAGAATTACGGGGCATTCCCTACCCATTCCATTTATGTGAATGTGGTGACCAGGCAGCCTATCCAGGGACTGGTGAAAGAAGTCAGGCAATTGCAAAGGTTGATGAAATATGATAAGGACCGTAAACCTCATTTTATTGATGAGCCCTTCATCACCATCGCCAGCAGGTTGCAGCCCTGGCAATATGAACAGGGCTGGCTGGAATACTCCCACAGGCAATTCACCGGCCGCTTCCTGGCAGATGGCATGTTATTGTTGAAAAGGAGAACGGGCGACCGCGCCTGGCAGATCGCCGAGCGTTTCGAGTTCAGGAACCTTCCTGTGAATACCAGGCAGGGTGAGCTCTTCGCCTGA
- a CDS encoding 2'-5' RNA ligase family protein codes for MHTGAVNHSGGKGWMAEGLQEYSLVIQADNVVRQQVWMEQQDLVLKYGLKGQARAGHQITIAKFAVRDGMEETLMRWIQRICSNHRSFVITLNNYSGHPPHTIYLRIQDQWPIQQLIRQLRPVEDYIRSSACPPPIMMMRPYLDIAGHLPQSVYEKAMPDFSRRSFHHSFLANDLLLVKSSPYEATNKTVNVFRFLPGTYELYQELS; via the coding sequence ATGCACACAGGAGCGGTCAATCATAGTGGTGGCAAGGGTTGGATGGCAGAAGGGTTACAGGAATACAGCCTGGTGATCCAGGCAGATAATGTGGTCCGCCAGCAGGTTTGGATGGAGCAGCAGGACCTGGTATTGAAGTATGGACTGAAGGGGCAGGCACGCGCAGGTCATCAGATCACCATCGCCAAATTTGCCGTGAGGGATGGAATGGAAGAAACCCTGATGCGCTGGATACAAAGGATCTGCAGCAATCACCGCAGCTTTGTGATCACACTCAATAATTATAGTGGTCATCCTCCGCATACCATTTACCTGCGCATACAGGACCAATGGCCTATCCAGCAATTGATCAGGCAGCTTCGTCCGGTGGAAGATTATATCCGTTCCTCCGCCTGCCCGCCGCCTATTATGATGATGCGGCCTTACCTGGACATTGCCGGCCATCTGCCGCAGTCGGTATATGAGAAGGCCATGCCGGATTTTTCTAGAAGATCATTTCACCATTCTTTCCTCGCCAATGATCTCCTGCTGGTGAAAAGCTCTCCTTATGAAGCAACCAATAAAACAGTGAACGTATTCCGGTTCTTACCGGGTACTTACGAACTATATCAGGAATTGTCCTGA
- a CDS encoding LexA family protein, giving the protein MQDEIFYDAAYKGSKDYNQWNVKTADATGFGAAADDYMERGIDLNEQLIHNKPATFFLRMRGDAMTSAGIHDGDVVIVDKSLKAQSGKVVIAVLNGEMLIRRLERTFNKVRLLPENRQFASTEIDPSCDTLEIWGVVTYVIHQL; this is encoded by the coding sequence ATGCAGGACGAAATTTTTTATGATGCCGCTTATAAAGGTTCCAAAGATTACAATCAATGGAATGTGAAGACTGCCGATGCAACAGGCTTCGGAGCGGCCGCGGATGATTATATGGAGAGAGGGATCGATCTGAATGAACAGCTTATTCACAACAAGCCCGCCACCTTCTTTTTGCGCATGAGAGGCGACGCCATGACCAGTGCAGGGATCCATGACGGCGATGTGGTGATCGTGGACAAAAGCCTCAAGGCGCAGAGCGGGAAAGTTGTGATTGCAGTACTGAACGGAGAGATGCTGATCCGCAGACTGGAACGAACATTCAACAAAGTTCGGCTGCTGCCGGAGAACAGGCAGTTCGCCAGCACGGAGATCGATCCTTCCTGTGACACACTCGAGATCTGGGGCGTTGTCACCTATGTGATCCACCAATTATAA
- a CDS encoding Y-family DNA polymerase, producing MRTAAAPDLFTAIPGSYGMKAIVDCNSFYCSCERLFRPDLRNKPVVVLSNNDGCIVSRSDEAKKFGVKMAGPYFEARPLIRQFGITAFSSNYNLYGDLSWRVMETLRMLVPSVEVYSVDEAFIDLSHVPYDQLEQTAMHIRKTVEQWTGISVSIGVAPTKTLAKLANYIAKKDKQASQCVTVTATREEQLRMLQSTRVENIWGVGWAYAEKLINQGIISAWDLSNMPEEWAHRHLGGVNGVRLIRELNGIPGKEMAAPLTSKKMIATTRMFGQPVTELNDVREAIATYTSRAAEKLRRQHSAAKTISIFLVTREENHMTSFKRGATLHSHITLPSATAVTQELIKAAVQQAEQLFRKGKVYKKAGVMLSNIVPDDSIQGNLFSPPSGNEYRYLMDVIDNVNFSMRDDVLKFAVTGTTRDWKMRQELRSKRHTTRWEELYEVK from the coding sequence ATGAGAACAGCAGCAGCACCTGATCTTTTCACCGCCATTCCGGGTTCCTACGGAATGAAAGCGATCGTGGACTGCAACAGTTTTTACTGTTCCTGCGAAAGACTGTTCCGACCGGACCTCCGGAACAAGCCCGTAGTAGTGCTCAGCAACAATGATGGCTGTATTGTTTCGCGAAGTGATGAAGCCAAAAAGTTCGGGGTGAAAATGGCAGGTCCGTATTTTGAAGCAAGGCCACTGATCCGCCAGTTCGGGATCACAGCCTTCTCTTCCAATTACAACCTGTATGGCGACCTGAGCTGGCGCGTGATGGAAACATTGCGTATGCTGGTTCCCTCGGTGGAAGTATACTCGGTGGATGAGGCCTTCATTGACCTCAGTCATGTACCATACGATCAACTGGAACAAACAGCAATGCACATACGTAAAACAGTAGAACAATGGACAGGAATATCCGTTTCGATAGGGGTAGCGCCAACAAAAACGCTGGCCAAACTGGCCAATTATATAGCGAAGAAAGACAAGCAGGCTTCGCAATGTGTAACCGTAACTGCCACCAGGGAGGAGCAGCTCAGGATGCTGCAGTCTACCAGGGTGGAGAATATCTGGGGCGTAGGGTGGGCCTACGCGGAAAAACTCATCAACCAGGGGATTATCAGTGCCTGGGACCTGAGCAATATGCCCGAAGAATGGGCTCACCGGCACCTGGGTGGTGTGAATGGCGTTCGACTGATCCGCGAACTCAATGGCATCCCCGGGAAAGAGATGGCAGCGCCCCTGACCAGCAAGAAAATGATCGCTACTACCCGTATGTTTGGGCAACCCGTAACGGAACTGAATGATGTTCGGGAAGCCATCGCCACCTACACTTCAAGGGCAGCAGAGAAATTACGCAGGCAGCACAGCGCCGCCAAAACCATCAGCATCTTTCTCGTTACCCGCGAAGAAAATCATATGACCAGTTTCAAACGGGGCGCAACCCTGCATTCTCATATCACACTTCCTTCCGCTACCGCTGTTACGCAGGAGCTGATCAAAGCAGCCGTGCAACAGGCAGAACAATTGTTCAGAAAAGGAAAAGTGTACAAGAAAGCAGGTGTGATGCTCAGCAATATCGTGCCGGATGATTCTATCCAGGGCAATCTCTTCTCCCCTCCTTCGGGTAATGAATACCGTTACCTGATGGATGTGATAGACAATGTGAACTTCAGTATGCGCGATGATGTATTGAAGTTTGCCGTTACAGGCACGACGCGCGACTGGAAGATGCGGCAGGAGTTGCGGAGCAAACGCCATACCACCCGATGGGAAGAGTTATATGAAGTGAAATAG